In one Kluyveromyces marxianus DMKU3-1042 DNA, complete genome, chromosome 4 genomic region, the following are encoded:
- the HIS1 gene encoding ATP phosphoribosyltransferase — MDLVNHLSDKLLFAIPKKGRLYEKSVSILKGSDIKFHRSARLDIAISTNMPVALIFLPAADIPMFVGEGKCDLGITGVDQVRESEVDVNLPIDLQFGSCKLQVQVPVTGQYTDPKQLIGKTIVSSFVKLTKKYFADLEGVPESEMTTRVRYVGGSVEASCALGIADAIVDLVESGETMRAAGLTDIATVLETSAHLIESKNPKGDVELLKTIKSRIEGVMTAQKYVSCSYNAPESKLSELLKITPGRRAPTISQINDEGWVAVSAMIERKSKGDIMDALKKRGAEDIMVFEISNCRV, encoded by the coding sequence ATGGATTTAGTTAACCATCTAAGTGATAAGCTTCTATTTgcaattccaaagaaagGCCGTTTATATGAGAAGAGTGTGTCTATTTTGAAAGGATCTGATATCAAGTTCCACAGGTCTGCGAGATTGGACATTGCCATCTCTACGAATATGCCTGTGGCTCTAATCTTCCTTCCAGCAGCCGATATTCCAATGTTTGTTGGTGAAGGTAAGTGTGACTTAGGTATTACTGGTGTGGACCAAGTTAGAGAGAGTGAGGTAGATGTGAATTTACCAATCGATCTTCAATTCGGCTCTTGTAAGCTTCAGGTACAAGTTCCTGTGACTGGCCAATATACCGATCCTAAGCAATTGATTGGTAAGACTATTGTGTCAAGCTTTGTGAAGTTGACAAAGAAATACTTTGCCGACCTAGAAGGCGTTCCTGAGTCAGAAATGACGACAAGAGTCAGATATGTTGGTGGTTCCGTCGAGGCCTCATGTGCGCTAGGTATTGCTGATGCAATTGTAGATTTGGTCGAGTCCGGTGAAACAATGCGTGCTGCCGGGTTGACCGACATTGCAACCGTTCTAGAAACCAGTGCCCACTTGATAGAATCAAAGAACCCAAAGGGTGATGTAGAACTACTCAAGACTATAAAATCCAGAATCGAAGGTGTCATGACAGCTCAAAAATACGTCAGTTGTAGTTACAACGCCCCAGAAAGCAAGCTTTCCGAACTACTCAAGATTACTCCAGGCAGAAGAGCCCCAACCATCTCTCAAATTAACGATGAAGGCTGGGTTGCTGTATCTGCAAtgatagaaagaaagagcaaAGGTGACATTATGGATGCTTTGAAGAAACGTGGTGCAGAAGACATCATGGTCTTTGAAATCTCTAACTGCCGTGTCTAA
- the MET30 gene encoding ubiquitin-binding SDF ubiquitin ligase complex subunit MET30, whose protein sequence is MSNTEFDLHQSCKPVLKRGFDEVDAATLVNEGNGNKNKKSTALVRNKALKSTAGLKDDNKSSHNGHNKKEQEHEHEEDGEENVILSNKMPEFNFIKYCYRHNPDVQHSCKDSMVFQDQLRLERWNQKINALEKDSDRDKIRQTLQNFQNSNEKIRKLMLEGILQLCCFPQLSYIADEVKQLIKIDFISTLPEELSLKILGYLDCQSLCTAALVCKRWKVLADDDRVWYHMCEQHIDRKCPNCGWGLPLLHMKRARFLPVNEAHVYNQNGTQNNATSNNNTRESTPGATATIVPSTRSACNPVPQTAVEKTRAKNSRYYTRPWKVIYRERFQVESNWRNGRCRIQVFKGHMDGVLSLRYNHRLLFTGSYDSTVAIWDTKSGNLIRRLTGHTDGVKGIYFDDQKMITASLDKTIRVWNYITGSCISTYRGHQDSVLSVDSYKKIIVSGSADKTVKVWHVESRTCYTLRGHTEWVNCVKLHPKSFTCYSCSDDKTLRMWDIRTNSCIKVFRGHVGQVQKVIPLTIKDVANLVVDKDLPEERHNAEQDPQALGNQQNQNQENEQDDCTGVLDPNLKYPTHLLSCSLDNTIKLWEVRTGKCVRTQFGHVEGVWDIAADNFRIVSGSHDKNVKIWDLQNGKCIQTFTGHKAPIVCVGIGDSSFASGDELGEVKMWHFDDI, encoded by the coding sequence ATGTCAAACACGGAGTTCGACCTACATCAGAGTTGCAAACCTGTATTAAAACGTGGGTTTGACGAGGTAGATGCTGCAACTTTAGTCAATgaaggaaatggaaataagaataaaaagTCGACAGCTTTAGTACGGAATAAAGCATTAAAATCTACTGCGGGGTTGAAAGATGATAACAAAAGTAGTCATAATGGtcataataaaaaagaacaagaacatgaacatgaagaagatggagaagaaaatgtAATACTTTCGAATAAAATGCCTGAGTTTAATTTCATAAAATACTGCTATCGTCACAACCCGGATGTTCAACATTCGTGTAAGGACTCGATGGTATTTCAAGATCAGTTGCGGTTGGAGAGATGGAACCAGAAAATAAACGCTCTGGAGAAAGATTCCGATAGAGACAAGATCAGACAAACGTTACAAAACTTCCAAAATAGCAATGAGAAGATCCGGAAACTCATGCTAGAAGGAATACTACAGCTCTGCTGCTTTCCACAACTATCATATATCGCAGATGAGGTTAAACAGTTGATCAAGATCGATTTCATTTCTACTTTACCAGAAGAGCTTTCCTTAAAAATATTGGGCTATTTAGACTGCCAGTCTCTATGCACTGCTGCACTAGTGTGCAAAAGATGGAAGGTGCTAGCAGATGATGACAGAGTATGGTACCATATGTGTGAACAGCACATTGACAGAAAATGTCCCAACTGCGGATGGGGTTTGCCATTACTTCACATGAAGCGAGCCCGTTTCTTGCCCGTGAACGAGGCGCATGTTTATAACCAAAACGGCACACAAAACAATGCAACAAGTAATAACAATACGAGGGAATCAACTCCAGGCGCAACTGCAACAATAGTGCCATCGACAAGATCGGCCTGCAATCCTGTACCCCAAACTGCTGTAGAGAAAACGAGAGCGAAGAATAGCCGATACTACACCAGGCCATGGAAAGTAATTTACAGAGAGAGATTCCAGGTGGAGTCGAATTGGAGAAACGGGAGATGCAGAATTCAAGTATTCAAAGGTCACATGGATGGTGTTTTATCGTTGCGTTACAACCATAGGCTTCTTTTCACCGGGTCGTACGACTCGACGGTTGCCATTTGGGACACTAAATCGGGGAACTTGATCAGAAGATTAACAGGACACACGGATGGTGTCAAGGGAATATACTTCGACGACCAAAAGATGATAACCGCTTCCTTGGACAAGACTATCAGAGTGTGGAATTACATTACGGGGTCCTGCATATCAACTTATAGAGGCCACCAGGATTCTGTTTTATCAGTTGACTCGTACAAAAAAATCATTGTTAGTGGGTCTGCGGACAAGACCGTGAAGGTATGGCATGTCGAGTCGCGCACCTGCTACACTTTGCGGGGCCACACGGAATGGGTCAACTGCGTGAAATTGCATCCCAAGAGTTTCACGTGTTACAGCTGCAGTGACGACAAGACGTTGCGTATGTGGGACATTCGCACGAACTCATGCATTAAAGTGTTCAGAGGACACGTTGGTCAAGTGCAAAAAGTAATCCCACTAACTATCAAGGACGTTGCAAACCTTGTTGTGGACAAGGACCTCCCCGAGGAACGTCACAATGCGGAGCAAGACCCACAGGCTCTTGGAAATCAGCAAAACCAGAACCAAGAGAACGAACAGGACGACTGCACAGGCGTGCTAGACCCAAACCTCAAATACCCTACCCACCTACTATCCTGCTCATTGGACAACACCATTAAGCTCTGGGAGGTGCGCACTGGGAAATGTGTCAGAACTCAATTTGGTCACGTGGAAGGCGTGTGGGACATTGCAGCGGACAATTTCAGAATCGTGAGCGGATCCCACGACAAGAACGTGAAAATCTGGGATCTACAGAACGGTAAGTGTATACAGACTTTTACCGGCCACAAGGCACCGATAGTGTGCGTTGGTATCGGGGACAGTTCTTTCGCCAGCGGCGACGAGCTAGGAGAGGTGAAGATGTGGCACTTCGATGACATTTGA
- the AGE2 gene encoding GTPase-activating protein AGE2, whose product MTSVEVKKVLSTLLRDPDNAKCGDCKVATHPRWASWSLGVFICIKCAGFHRSMGTHISKVKSVDLDTWTEEHLAAVLKYGNNKKFNEYYENKLGGGTYVPDQSKLGQFIRTKYELKKWVGDGPIATTNKDATKNPTATKTKPAVQSASPTTFASQKSAANISTDLNRDLHLTPVGTGGSSGQKSSTQESSFQRNNVYKPQDRPDLKKSILSLYANQKSSQSPSHSSLHLPNKNNNSSNSSFNSGGVIGGVSSNPWSLSQPAGETRTGSSLSLDDDLFKNVWS is encoded by the coding sequence ATGACTAGTGTGGAGGTGAAAAAAGTTCTAAGTACGCTACTGCGTGATCCAGATAACGCAAAGTGTGGTGATTGCAAAGTTGCCACACATCCGAGGTGGGCCTCATGGTCGCTAGGTGTTTTCATCTGTATTAAGTGCGCCGGATTTCATAGGTCTATGGGCACTCACATTAGCAAGGTTAAAAGTGTTGATCTTGATACGTGGACTGAGGAGCATCTAGCTGCCGTGTTGAAATACGGTAACAATAAGAAATTCAATGAGTATTACGAAAACAAACTTGGTGGTGGAACTTATGTACCGGATCAAAGTAAGCTAGGACAATTTATCAGAACGAAGTACGAGTTAAAGAAGTGGGTTGGCGACGGGCCAATAGCTACTACTAACAAGGACGCTACAAAAAATCCTACGGCAACAAAGACGAAGCCTGCAGTGCAGAGTGCTTCTCCTACTACATTTGCATCGCAAAAAAGTGCTGCGAACATATCTACAGATTTGAACAGAGACTTACATTTGACTCCAGTCGGGACAGGAGGATCTTCAGGACAAAAATCTTCTACCCAAGAATCATCTTTTCAGAGAAACAATGTCTACAAGCCTCAGGATAGGCcagatttgaaaaagtcGATTCTCTCTCTGTATGCGAACCAAAAGTCTTCGCAATCACCTTCCCACTCATCCTTACATCTAccaaataaaaataataatagcagCAATAGTTCATTTAACAGTGGCGGTGTAATTGGAGGTGTATCATCAAACCCATGGTCATTATCTCAACCAGCTGGTGAAACGAGAACTGGCTCTAGCTTGTCATTAGACGACgatttgttcaagaacgtTTGGTCgtaa
- a CDS encoding cytochrome b5-like heme/steroid binding domain-containing protein, translating into MKDPLITMDEVSKHTSRDDCWTVIHGKVYDITNFLNKHPGGTQVLLKYAGKDSTLQFDDIGHSLESLAYDLDPGALKGTLYQPKSKSHRIGDNDNDEENNDEVQLPFFLTTIFPAAGIFWLTEACQAIKKFLVLERDTRIRLLSVTIFFCVLTLGLIHYGHDDFAIDYNDYSAPTWLD; encoded by the coding sequence ATGAAGGACCCTCTTATAACTATGGATGAGGTATCGAAACATACATCTCGAGATGATTGTTGGACTGTTATCCACGGAAAGGTGTATGACATTACAAACTTTTTAAACAAACATCCGGGAGGTACACAGGTACTTCTAAAGTATGCAGGAAAGGACTCTACATTACAGTTTGATGATATAGGCCACTCTTTGGAGTCTCTTGCCTATGATTTAGATCCCGGTGCTCTTAAAGGCACTTTATATCAACCAAAGTCCAAATCTCATCGTATTGGAGACAATGACAACGATGAAGAGAACAACGATGAAGTCCAACTTCCGTTCTTCTTAACTACAATATTCCCAGCGGCTGGCATCTTCTGGTTAACAGAGGCTTGTCAAGCTATAAAAAAATTCCTAGTTCTTGAGAGAGACACTCGGATTCGGTTGCTAAGCGTGACTATCTTCTTTTGTGTTCTCACTTTAGGACTAATTCATTATGGCCATGATGATTTCGCTATAGATTATAATGATTATAGCGCTCCTACATGGCTAGATTGA
- the HOM3 gene encoding aspartate kinase produces the protein MIDTTNWIVQKFGGTSIGKFSEQIVNEIIKVYSQEYDNNVAVVCSARSSYTKAEGTTSRLLLACELASNNNYEYKNVLDLVEKDHLANAKEHIKDITIQETLIEDSQKEINVVRRYLDASQVLGEVSTRTLDLVMSLGEKLSCLYMTALCQDNGVNARYVDMSFIVPSDYECKDGTLDNSFYAFLVSAFKEKLAPLLAEIEKGTKVIPVITGFFGIIPMGLLNGVGRGYTDLCAALIAVALNADELQVWKEVDGIFTADPRKVPQARLLETVTPDEAAELTYYGSEVIHPFTMEQVIRTHIPIRIKNVQNPKGNGTIIYPSDQAKKGESTPPHPPVALTSSIFESKKKGATAITTKSDIVVVNIHSNKKTLSHGFLAEMFSTLDKYKLVVDLISTSEVHVSMALPVPDSDSLKALRAAVVELKRLGTVDVIKKMAIVSLVGKQMKQFIGIAGTMFTTLAEQNINIEMISQGANEINISCVIDESNAVRALQSIHAKLLDAPLNETFDSAVNERLEQIKQMAL, from the coding sequence ATGATTGATACTACTAATTGGATCGTTCAAAAATTTGGTGGTACCAGTATCGGTAAGTTTTCGGAGCAAATAGTGAATGAGATTATCAAAGTTTACTCTCAAGAGTACGATAATAATGTTGCAGTAGTTTGTTCCGCAAGGTCTTCTTATACAAAGGCCGAAGGTACCACTTCGAGATTATTGCTGGCCTGCGAATTAGCTTCGAACAACAACTACGAATATAAAAACGTTCTTGATTTGGTCGAAAAGGATCATCTTGCAAACGCAAAAGAACATATAAAGGACATCACCATCCAGGAGACGTTAATAGAAGATTCCCAGAAAGAAATCAATGTTGTGAGAAGATATTTGGATGCATCGCAAGTTTTGGGTGAAGTGTCTACCAGAACTTTGGATTTGGTCATGTCCTTGGGTGAAAAATTATCCTGTTTGTATATGACAGCTTTATGTCAAGACAACGGTGTCAACGCTAGATATGTGGATATGTCGTTTATTGTTCCTAGCGATTATGAATGCAAAGATGGTACCCTGGATAACAGTTTCTACGCATTTTTGGTCTCTGCATTCAAAGAGAAGTTGGCACCACTGTTGGCAGAGATAGAGAAGGGTACCAAAGTTATCCCAGTTATCACTGGTTTCTTCGGTATTATCCCAATGGGTCTACTAAACGGTGTCGGCAGGGGATATACCGATTTGTGTGCTGCATTGATTGCCGTGGCGTTGAATGCTGACGAATTACAAGTCTggaaagaagttgatgGTATTTTCACCGCTGATCCACGTAAAGTTCCTCAAGCCAGACTATTAGAAACGGTGACCCCAGATGAAGCTGCAGAGTTAACTTATTATGGATCAGAGGTCATTCATCCATTTACTATGGAGCAAGTCATCAGAACTCATATACCGATCAGAATCAAAAACGTGCAAAACCCTAAGGGGAATGGCACAATAATCTATCCAAGTGATCAAGCAAAAAAAGGCGAGTCTACTCCACCACATCCTCCAGTGGCATTAACTTCATCCATCTTCGAAtctaaaaagaaaggaGCCACTGCTATTACTACAAAATCAGACATTGTGGTAGTAAATATTCACTCTAATAAAAAGACCTTATCCCATGGGTTTTTGGCAGAAATGTTTTCTACCTTGGATAAGTACAAGTTAGTTGTTGATTTAATTTCCACATCAGAAGTTCACGTTTCCATGGCATTACCTGTTCCGGACTCGGACTCCCTAAAGGCTCTACgtgctgctgttgttgaactaAAAAGACTTGGGACTGTTGATGTCATTAAGAAGATGGCTATCGTTTCTCTGGTTGGTAAACAAATGAAACAATTCATCGGTATTGCCGGTACCATGTTCACTACGCTTGCTGAACAAAACATTAACATTGAGATGATTTCCCAAGGTGCTAATGAAATTAACATTTCGTGTGTCATTGACGAAAGCAACGCAGTTAGAGCTTTGCAATCTATTCATGCCAAACTATTGGATGCTCCATTAAATGAGACCTTCGATTCGGCTGTTAACGAAAGATTAGAACAGATCAAGCAAATGGCATTATAG
- the CBR1 gene encoding cytochrome-b5 reductase: protein MVNTSFLFCGAVLLVCTIIAVILEIQANQSKTVLNKEKLQEFPLVGKTILTHNTAVYRFGLPKKDQVLGLPIGQHISVQANINGKEIVRSYTPTSLDSDSVGFFELLIKSYEKGNISKHFAELKIGDKIKVRGPKGFYQYVPNMCEEIGMIAGGTGIAPMYQIMKAIFANDADKTKVSLVYGNQTEEDILLKKELDAFVAKKPDQFKIYYMLDKAPESWTGGVGYITADIMKDHLPTPADGVQLLVCGPPPMVSSIKRNAVSIGFQKAKPISKMGDQIFVF, encoded by the coding sequence atggTAAATACTTCGTTTCTCTTCTGTGGTGCAGTATTGCTGGTGTGCACTATTATAGCCGTAATTTTGGAAATACAGGCTAATCAAAGCAAGACTGTCCTTAACAAGGAAAAGTTGCAAGAATTTCCATTGGTTGGTAAGACTATTTTGACTCACAACACAGCTGTCTATAGATTTGGattaccaaagaaagatcaaGTTTTGGGTTTGCCAATTGGTCAACATATTTCTGTTCAAGCTAATATTAATGGTAAGGAAATTGTAAGATCATACACACCAACCTCTTTGGATTCTGATTCAGTTGGATTCTTTGAGCTATTGATCAAGTCTTATGAAAAGGGTAACATTTCCAAGCACTTTGCTGAACTAAAAATTGGTGATAAAATCAAAGTTCGTGGTCCAAAGGGGTTCTACCAATATGTTCCTAACATGTGTGAAGAAATCGGTATGATTGCAGGTGGTACCGGGATTGCACCAATGTACCAAATCATGAAAGCTATATTTGCTAATGATGCGGACAAGACCAAGGTCTCCTTGGTTTATGGTAACCAAACTGAAGAAGAcatattgttgaagaaagaattagATGCCTTTGTTGCCAAGAAACCAGATCAATTCAAGATTTACTACATGTTGGATAAGGCACCAGAGTCTTGGACTGGAGGTGTTGGCTATATTACTGCTGACATTATGAAGGATCATCTTCCAACTCCAGCTGATGGTGTTCAATTGCTAGTATGTGGCCCACCTCCAATGGTTTCCTCAATCAAGAGAAATGCCGTCTCCATTGGGTTCCAAAAGGCTAAACCCATTTCTAAGATGGGAGACCAAATTTTCGTCTTCTGA